The Candida albicans SC5314 chromosome 5, complete sequence genome includes a region encoding these proteins:
- a CDS encoding uncharacterized protein (Protein of unknown function; UPF0057 protein family member; localizes to the plasma membrane; Spider biofilm induced): MDGHDWFLVFVGFFLPPVPVLIKRGFFSADFWINILLCLLGFLPGLLHSYYIISVYPYRATYAALGGDGHNNRSDDYGATTST; this comes from the exons ATGGACGGTCACGATTGGTTTCTTGTGTTTGTGGGATTTTTCT TGCCACCTGTACCTGTATTAATTAAGAGAGGATTTTTCTCTGCTGATTTTTGGATCAACATTTTGTTATGTCTTTTGGGGTTCCTTCCTGGATTGTTGCATTCCTACTATATCATTCTGGTCTATCCATACAGAGCAACTTATGCGGCTTTAGGTGGTGATGGACACAATAATAGAAGTGACGATTATGGTGCTACAACATCAActtga